Proteins from one Natrinema salinisoli genomic window:
- a CDS encoding PrsW family intramembrane metalloprotease has protein sequence MSGGRLRGIAASARRLARQLREVVARTSRIARWEVSRSAGTVDRKTVLALVVMALAIGTAGVSVSDSGLGLEREMYVAGVDEESRYYDVAVESEQFRAVPLDDIEADGGGDSTAETTTIRGDANVDVVVTRDGRVGHVGDNGAAAYDAFRTAVEDYNAKLMDDEDDQAAAYPVLVSLEYQERDPDGSTDSGADDGSDAGSGDGTGGSTDGDGSATGGGGSSGTGDGDGRMQVPNVGDGGTSTSAGTPGSIAPPFPFESLVLAFLFVVPMNFVIQAYGSTIMDERVKRRGELLLVSPASRYEIVGGKTLPYLLGLVGIVAAITYAIEGGPIAVAATLPIALVFLAATFAGAMLARSFKELTFVTVTISVVLTTYTFIPAIFTDVNPIALISPLTLVVMDLQNESVRLGEYLFSTAPFYLSAVVLFLLGIGVYREEDMFAQKPIPTKVIDAIASRIHGRWSVPLLSILFIPFIFAGQLLAVSLLFAVPEAVAVPVIIVVAAAIEEVAKSIHVYAGFARSRFDATLKTGGVLGVLSGAGFFVGEKITHVVQFVGLPELTVGAAAFGPAPTVSSEPVLFVAVLLAPLVLHVVTAICSAIGASRGRNGYAVGFLVATLVHASYNLGVLSLVA, from the coding sequence GTGAGCGGCGGTCGCCTCCGCGGGATCGCCGCGTCCGCGCGCCGTCTCGCCAGGCAGCTCCGCGAGGTCGTCGCACGCACGAGCAGGATCGCCCGCTGGGAAGTTTCCCGAAGCGCCGGCACCGTCGATCGAAAGACGGTCCTGGCGCTCGTCGTGATGGCGCTGGCGATCGGGACCGCGGGAGTGTCGGTTTCGGACTCGGGACTCGGCCTCGAGCGCGAGATGTACGTCGCCGGCGTCGACGAGGAGAGCCGCTATTACGACGTCGCCGTCGAGAGCGAACAGTTCCGGGCAGTGCCCCTCGACGATATCGAAGCGGACGGCGGCGGAGATTCGACCGCCGAGACCACGACGATTCGAGGCGACGCGAACGTCGACGTCGTCGTGACTCGAGACGGTCGCGTCGGACACGTCGGCGACAACGGGGCCGCCGCCTACGACGCGTTTCGCACCGCCGTCGAGGACTACAATGCGAAATTGATGGACGACGAGGACGATCAGGCGGCCGCGTACCCGGTGCTCGTTTCGCTCGAGTACCAGGAACGCGACCCCGACGGGTCGACCGACTCCGGAGCGGATGACGGAAGCGATGCTGGGAGCGGGGACGGAACCGGCGGGAGCACCGACGGGGACGGCTCTGCGACTGGCGGCGGTGGCTCGAGCGGGACGGGTGACGGAGACGGTCGGATGCAGGTTCCCAACGTCGGTGACGGCGGTACGTCGACGTCGGCGGGGACGCCCGGTTCGATCGCGCCGCCGTTCCCGTTCGAATCGCTCGTCCTCGCGTTCCTGTTCGTCGTACCGATGAATTTCGTCATTCAGGCCTACGGAAGCACGATCATGGACGAGCGGGTCAAGCGGCGGGGCGAGCTACTGTTGGTGTCGCCGGCGTCGCGATACGAGATCGTCGGGGGCAAGACGCTGCCGTACCTGTTGGGGCTCGTCGGAATCGTCGCCGCGATAACGTACGCGATCGAGGGTGGACCGATCGCCGTCGCCGCGACGCTCCCGATCGCGCTGGTCTTCCTGGCGGCGACGTTCGCCGGCGCGATGCTGGCCCGCTCGTTCAAGGAACTGACGTTCGTGACGGTCACGATCAGCGTCGTCCTGACGACGTACACGTTCATTCCGGCGATCTTCACCGACGTGAACCCGATCGCGCTGATCTCGCCGTTGACGCTGGTCGTCATGGACCTCCAGAACGAGTCGGTTCGACTCGGAGAGTACCTGTTTTCGACCGCGCCGTTCTACCTCAGCGCGGTCGTCCTCTTCTTGCTGGGAATCGGCGTCTACCGTGAAGAGGACATGTTTGCCCAGAAGCCGATTCCGACGAAAGTCATCGACGCGATCGCGAGCCGCATTCACGGCCGGTGGAGCGTTCCCCTGCTGTCGATCCTCTTCATTCCCTTCATTTTCGCGGGTCAGTTGCTCGCCGTCTCCCTGTTGTTCGCCGTTCCGGAGGCGGTCGCGGTCCCGGTCATCATCGTCGTCGCCGCTGCGATCGAGGAGGTCGCGAAGAGCATTCACGTCTACGCCGGCTTCGCCCGCTCCCGATTCGACGCGACGCTGAAGACCGGTGGGGTGCTCGGCGTCCTCTCTGGAGCGGGCTTCTTCGTCGGCGAGAAAATCACCCACGTCGTCCAGTTCGTCGGCCTGCCCGAACTAACGGTCGGGGCCGCCGCGTTCGGCCCGGCTCCGACCGTCTCGAGCGAGCCGGTACTGTTCGTCGCGGTCTTGCTCGCACCGCTCGTCTTGCACGTCGTGACGGCTATCTGCTCGGCGATCGGGGCCAGCCGGGGTCGGAACGGCTATGCAGTCGGGTTCCTCGTCGCGACACTCGTTCACGCGAGCTACAACCTGGGGGTGCTCTCCCTTGTCGCGTGA
- a CDS encoding ABC transporter ATP-binding protein: MAILEVDDLRKEYGGFTAVEGSSFEIERGEVFGVVGPNGAGKTTTLKMLAGLIEPTAGTAVVAGHTPGEPAMQRRLGFLPEESPLYEEMTAIDYLEFFADLYDVPADVAHERIHDSLDRLDLEHRDRRIGNMSKGMQRKVAIARALVNDPDVLIFDEPASGLDPLTTNYIIEFTRELSDEGKTIVFSAHNLFHVESICDRIVIMNDGRIVARGTLEEIRDAHGGTEYHVYATGDGSEGVDDGHSPLDVTRENGQVRHVVGDMAAVDAIRDTVEADGGRVTDIQTKTPSLEEIFLEVAREPTEEAEA, from the coding sequence ATGGCGATACTCGAGGTAGACGACCTCCGGAAGGAGTACGGCGGATTCACCGCGGTCGAGGGGAGCTCCTTCGAAATCGAGCGCGGTGAGGTCTTCGGCGTCGTCGGCCCCAACGGCGCCGGCAAGACGACGACGCTGAAGATGCTGGCCGGATTGATCGAACCGACCGCCGGCACCGCCGTCGTCGCCGGTCACACGCCCGGTGAACCCGCGATGCAGCGACGACTCGGCTTTCTCCCCGAGGAGTCACCGCTCTACGAGGAGATGACAGCGATCGACTACCTCGAGTTCTTCGCCGACCTCTACGACGTCCCGGCGGACGTCGCCCACGAACGGATCCACGACTCGCTGGACCGCCTCGACCTCGAGCACCGCGACAGGCGGATCGGCAACATGTCGAAGGGAATGCAGCGGAAGGTCGCAATCGCGCGAGCGCTGGTGAACGACCCCGACGTGTTGATCTTCGACGAGCCGGCGTCGGGACTGGACCCGCTGACGACCAACTACATCATCGAGTTCACCCGCGAGCTGAGCGACGAAGGGAAGACGATCGTCTTCAGCGCGCACAACCTCTTCCACGTCGAGAGCATCTGCGACCGGATCGTCATCATGAACGACGGGCGAATCGTCGCCCGCGGCACGCTCGAAGAGATCCGGGACGCCCACGGCGGGACCGAGTACCACGTCTACGCGACGGGCGACGGCAGCGAGGGCGTCGACGACGGACACTCGCCGCTGGATGTGACACGCGAGAACGGGCAAGTTCGCCACGTCGTCGGCGATATGGCCGCCGTCGATGCGATTCGGGATACCGTCGAAGCGGACGGCGGCCGCGTGACCGACATCCAGACGAAGACGCCGAGCCTCGAGGAGATCTTCCTCGAGGTCGCACGCGAACCGACGGAGGAGGCCGAGGCGTGA
- a CDS encoding SRPBCC family protein has translation MTRVRTARTVDGRRLEVSQVVQVPAADAWDPLVDTTQWPEWSPLITGVEATDRRIRPDTTGRIRIPGAWLPFRITSCTERRWTWRVTGIPATGHRVDELGDERCRIVIELPLLASGYVPVCLRAVENLESLLEGDESVVQ, from the coding sequence ATGACTCGAGTCCGGACCGCACGAACGGTCGACGGCCGCCGCCTTGAGGTTTCGCAGGTCGTACAGGTTCCCGCGGCCGACGCCTGGGACCCGCTCGTCGATACGACGCAGTGGCCGGAGTGGTCGCCGCTGATAACCGGCGTCGAAGCGACGGACCGCCGGATTCGACCCGATACGACCGGGCGGATCCGGATTCCCGGTGCCTGGCTTCCGTTTCGGATCACCTCGTGTACCGAGCGCCGGTGGACCTGGCGCGTCACCGGGATCCCCGCAACCGGACACCGGGTCGACGAGCTCGGCGACGAGCGCTGTCGGATCGTCATCGAACTCCCGCTGCTCGCTTCGGGGTACGTCCCCGTCTGTCTGCGGGCGGTGGAGAACCTCGAGTCGCTGCTCGAGGGAGACGAATCAGTTGTCCAGTAG
- a CDS encoding flavin reductase family protein, whose protein sequence is MSDDGSTSSDESTALEIDADDHDGSLYRILSSAVVPRPIAWVSTRSEDGVDNLAPYSFFTVASVDPPIVLFAPVDGAEGLKDTPRNARDTGEFVVNLVTEDLAEAMNETSATLPPGESEFDHADLERADSAAVAPPRVAGAKAAFECTLHDLVDVGGSTLVLGEVRHVHLAESVTTDGKIDVTEVEAVGRLAGSLYTRTTDRFSLERPP, encoded by the coding sequence ATGAGTGACGACGGGTCGACGAGTAGCGACGAGAGCACCGCCCTCGAGATCGACGCGGACGACCACGACGGGTCGCTCTATCGGATCCTCTCGAGTGCGGTCGTCCCGCGGCCGATCGCGTGGGTGAGCACCCGGAGCGAGGACGGCGTCGACAACCTCGCGCCGTACAGTTTCTTCACCGTCGCGTCGGTCGACCCCCCGATCGTGCTCTTCGCGCCGGTCGACGGTGCCGAGGGGCTCAAGGATACTCCGCGGAACGCCCGCGACACCGGCGAGTTCGTCGTCAACCTCGTCACCGAGGACCTCGCCGAAGCGATGAACGAGACCAGCGCCACGCTGCCGCCGGGGGAAAGCGAGTTCGATCACGCCGACCTCGAGCGCGCCGACTCGGCCGCCGTCGCCCCGCCGCGGGTCGCCGGCGCGAAAGCCGCCTTCGAGTGTACCCTCCACGATCTCGTCGACGTCGGCGGGTCGACGCTCGTCCTCGGCGAGGTACGCCACGTCCACCTCGCAGAATCCGTTACCACCGACGGGAAAATCGACGTCACCGAAGTCGAGGCCGTCGGCCGCCTCGCGGGGAGTCTGTATACCCGAACTACCGACCGATTCTCGCTCGAGCGGCCGCCGTAG
- a CDS encoding winged helix-turn-helix transcriptional regulator, protein MSSPQTKSREQHDDACPVITSLEQIGSQWRLAVLHELLDGEQRFNELKRSTGANARTLSRVLDDLGEMGFVERRIEEDAPVATFYSLTDKGRSLEPVFSEIECWAGSWLEESELEAE, encoded by the coding sequence ATGTCCTCTCCCCAGACGAAATCCCGCGAGCAACACGACGACGCCTGTCCCGTTATCACGTCCCTGGAGCAGATCGGTTCCCAGTGGCGACTGGCCGTGCTCCACGAACTGCTGGACGGCGAGCAGCGCTTCAACGAACTCAAGCGGTCGACGGGCGCGAACGCCCGAACCCTCTCGCGCGTGCTAGACGATCTGGGTGAGATGGGCTTCGTCGAACGCCGCATCGAGGAGGACGCCCCCGTCGCCACCTTCTACAGCCTCACCGACAAGGGCCGATCCCTCGAGCCGGTCTTCAGCGAGATCGAGTGCTGGGCGGGCTCGTGGCTCGAAGAGAGCGAACTCGAGGCGGAGTAG
- a CDS encoding UPF0179 family protein, with the protein MSTVTLIGSRLAEPGTEFVYEGEADGCTGCPYRSQCLNLEPGAKYRVTAIRENAQTLECAMHDSGVRAVEVEPATTRANIVSKGAFAGSKTSLPGTCPYVECPSHEYCEPDGVDFDEEYRIAEIVGEPPHDVCHLDRSLELVELETDD; encoded by the coding sequence ATGTCGACCGTTACGCTCATCGGCTCTCGGCTCGCCGAGCCGGGAACCGAGTTCGTCTACGAGGGGGAAGCCGACGGCTGTACCGGCTGCCCGTATCGCAGTCAGTGCCTCAATCTCGAGCCCGGCGCGAAGTACCGCGTCACCGCCATCCGCGAGAACGCCCAGACGCTCGAGTGTGCCATGCACGACAGCGGGGTTCGAGCCGTGGAAGTCGAACCCGCCACGACGCGAGCCAACATCGTTTCGAAGGGGGCCTTCGCCGGCAGCAAGACGAGTCTCCCCGGCACCTGTCCCTACGTGGAGTGTCCGAGCCACGAATACTGCGAACCCGACGGCGTCGACTTCGACGAGGAGTACCGCATCGCGGAGATCGTCGGCGAGCCGCCACACGACGTCTGCCACCTCGATCGCTCGCTCGAGCTGGTCGAACTCGAGACGGACGACTGA
- a CDS encoding DUF5820 family protein, whose amino-acid sequence MSDSETDEELDRSRLPNAWTVWSQGDQGRLVLAYRPDVFDAADFPAACLPTLYLTHGKRTRRPGVNPADTADSEDWYVTLYLEPDVSLNETLRFPTREEALERTIELAAAFDDGEIDYRELYQVPRETYFERLDELTGPDTDD is encoded by the coding sequence ATGTCGGATTCGGAGACGGACGAGGAGCTGGACCGCTCGCGGCTACCGAACGCCTGGACCGTCTGGAGTCAGGGAGACCAGGGACGGCTCGTTCTCGCGTACCGACCGGACGTCTTCGACGCGGCGGATTTCCCTGCGGCCTGCCTGCCGACGCTGTATCTCACGCACGGCAAGCGGACCCGCCGCCCCGGCGTCAACCCCGCCGACACCGCAGATTCCGAGGACTGGTACGTCACGCTCTATCTCGAGCCGGACGTTTCGCTGAACGAGACGCTCAGATTTCCGACCAGAGAGGAGGCGCTCGAGCGAACGATCGAACTCGCCGCGGCGTTCGACGACGGCGAAATCGACTACCGCGAACTCTACCAGGTCCCTCGAGAGACGTACTTCGAGCGACTCGACGAACTCACCGGGCCCGACACTGACGACTGA
- a CDS encoding PrkA family serine protein kinase produces the protein MTGDIETLEQLSTDYKESMPADLRETKSFDWYLEEVYEDPKVARNAHQRVADMFDYYGTTYDETEGMVEYQLASEDPLGDGENTFYGNVIHQSIHEFVNKVKSGARRLGPERRIKLLLGPVGSGKSHFDKQVRKYFGDYTLRDDGRMYTFRWTNLCDVIQDQDPADDTVRSPMNQDPLVLLPLEQRQKVIDDLNENLDAPYTIQNEQALDPESEFYMDRLLAYYDDDLKQVLENHVEIVRFVADENKRQGLETFEPKDKKNQDETELTGDVNYSKIAIYGESDPRAFDYSGAFCNANRGIFSGEELLKLQREFLYDFLHATQEQTIKPKNNPRIDIDQVIVGRTNMPEYKDKKGDEKMEAFNDRTKRIDFPYVLSYEDEASIYEKMLNNADVPDINVEPHTLEMAGLFGVLTRIEEPDTETVGLLSKAKAYNGEIDEGDDIDIKKLQEEAEAKAEIGEGMVGISPRFIGDEIAEAIMDSKHRQRGFLSPLTVFNFFEENLEHHGSIPEDNFEKYYRYLETVREEYKERAIEDVRHALAYDIDEIQRQGEKYMDHVMAYIDDDTIEDELTGREQEPDETFLRSVEEKLDIPEDRKEDFRQEVSNWVSRRAREGEAFNPQDNERLRRALERKLWEDKKHNINFSALVSANEFDDDERSAWIDALMEQGYSEGGAKEVLEFAGAEVAKAEMDD, from the coding sequence ATGACCGGTGACATCGAAACACTCGAGCAGCTCAGTACGGATTACAAGGAATCGATGCCCGCGGACCTCCGGGAGACCAAGTCCTTCGACTGGTACCTGGAGGAGGTCTACGAGGACCCGAAGGTGGCCCGCAACGCCCACCAGCGCGTCGCGGACATGTTCGACTACTACGGCACCACCTACGACGAGACCGAAGGGATGGTCGAGTACCAGCTCGCGAGCGAGGATCCGCTGGGCGACGGCGAGAACACCTTCTACGGGAACGTGATTCACCAGTCGATTCACGAGTTCGTCAACAAGGTCAAGTCCGGTGCCCGTCGGCTGGGTCCCGAGCGCCGGATCAAGCTGCTGCTCGGGCCGGTCGGCTCCGGGAAGTCCCACTTCGACAAGCAGGTCCGCAAGTACTTCGGGGACTACACGCTGCGCGACGACGGGCGGATGTACACCTTCCGATGGACGAACCTCTGTGACGTCATTCAGGATCAGGACCCGGCCGATGACACCGTCCGGTCCCCGATGAATCAGGACCCGCTCGTGTTGCTTCCACTGGAACAGCGCCAGAAAGTCATCGACGACCTCAACGAGAACCTAGACGCGCCGTACACGATTCAGAACGAGCAGGCGCTCGACCCCGAGAGCGAGTTCTACATGGACAGGCTGCTCGCCTATTACGACGACGACCTCAAGCAGGTCCTCGAGAACCACGTCGAGATCGTCCGGTTCGTCGCCGACGAGAACAAACGCCAGGGGCTGGAGACGTTCGAACCGAAGGACAAGAAGAATCAGGACGAGACGGAGCTCACCGGCGACGTCAACTACTCGAAGATCGCGATCTACGGGGAGAGCGACCCGCGCGCGTTCGACTACTCGGGGGCCTTCTGTAACGCGAACCGCGGGATCTTCTCCGGCGAGGAGCTGCTCAAACTCCAGCGGGAGTTCCTCTACGACTTCCTCCACGCGACTCAGGAGCAGACGATCAAGCCGAAGAACAACCCGCGGATCGACATCGACCAAGTGATCGTCGGCCGGACGAACATGCCCGAGTACAAGGACAAGAAGGGCGACGAGAAGATGGAGGCGTTCAACGACCGCACCAAGCGGATCGACTTCCCCTACGTCCTCAGCTACGAGGACGAGGCCAGCATCTACGAGAAGATGCTGAACAACGCCGACGTCCCCGACATTAACGTCGAGCCACACACCCTCGAGATGGCGGGTCTCTTCGGGGTCCTCACGCGCATCGAAGAGCCCGACACCGAAACCGTCGGGCTCCTCTCGAAGGCCAAGGCCTACAACGGCGAGATCGACGAGGGCGACGACATCGACATCAAGAAGCTCCAGGAGGAAGCCGAGGCGAAAGCCGAGATCGGCGAGGGCATGGTCGGCATCTCGCCCCGCTTCATCGGCGACGAGATCGCCGAGGCGATCATGGACTCCAAACACCGCCAGCGCGGGTTCCTCTCGCCGCTGACGGTGTTCAACTTCTTCGAGGAGAACCTCGAGCACCACGGCTCGATTCCCGAAGACAACTTCGAGAAGTACTACCGCTACCTCGAGACGGTCCGCGAGGAGTACAAGGAACGCGCCATCGAGGACGTCCGCCACGCGCTGGCCTACGACATCGACGAGATCCAGCGCCAGGGCGAGAAGTACATGGACCACGTGATGGCCTACATCGACGACGATACCATCGAGGACGAACTCACGGGCCGCGAACAGGAACCCGACGAGACCTTCCTGCGCTCGGTCGAAGAGAAACTCGACATTCCCGAAGACCGCAAGGAAGACTTCCGCCAGGAAGTGAGCAATTGGGTCTCGCGACGCGCGCGAGAGGGCGAGGCGTTCAACCCGCAGGACAACGAGCGCCTGCGCCGCGCCCTCGAGCGCAAGCTCTGGGAGGACAAGAAGCACAACATCAACTTCTCCGCGCTGGTCAGCGCCAACGAGTTCGACGACGACGAGCGCTCCGCGTGGATCGACGCGCTGATGGAACAGGGATACTCCGAGGGCGGAGCCAAGGAGGTGCTCGAGTTCGCCGGTGCGGAGGTCGCCAAGGCCGAGATGGACGACTAA